Proteins from a single region of Terriglobales bacterium:
- a CDS encoding BMC domain-containing protein has product MMEALGMIETKGLVGSIEAADAAVKAANVQLVHKEYIGAGFVTVIVRGDVASVKAATDAGAAAARRVGELVAVHVIPRPHGDLESSMPMISGAAPKTKKASAD; this is encoded by the coding sequence ATGATGGAAGCACTGGGAATGATAGAGACCAAGGGCCTGGTCGGCTCGATCGAAGCCGCTGACGCCGCGGTAAAAGCCGCCAACGTGCAACTGGTTCATAAGGAATACATCGGGGCGGGGTTTGTAACCGTGATCGTCCGCGGCGACGTGGCCAGCGTAAAGGCCGCCACCGATGCCGGGGCCGCCGCAGCGCGTCGCGTCGGCGAACTGGTAGCGGTGCACGTGATCCCGCGTCCGCACGGCGACCTGGAGAGCTCAATGCCGATGATCAGTGGTGCCGCGCCCAAGACCAAGAAGGCAAGCGCCGACTAA
- a CDS encoding aldehyde dehydrogenase family protein, with amino-acid sequence MAQDPTSSVAVAAAPQSKDERSVAEARDLIERAYKAFLEFQGFTQEQVDRVVDAVAAAATANAEKLARIAVEETTYGVVEHKILKNLFSSQRVYEAIRPLKTVGVVREDKGQGIIEIAVPVGVVAAILPSTNPTSTAIYKILIAIKGRNAIVLSPHPTALRCSCEAAAIMREAAAKAGAPPDVICCFNTPSLPGTQELMKHRRTSVILATGGMGMVRAAYSSGKPAFGVGPGNVPAFIDKSADLPKAVADVVFGKTFDNGTICSSEQAIVVEESLREPILKELAKNGAHLLSREDAEKLGKQMVNTETHTICPKFVGKTGAKVAELAGLHAPANARLLVAVLDKVGRDEPLSAEKLSPVLALYLEKDRASAMARCVELLRFGGLGHTCAIHAKDDAVIREYGMKMPAYRVVVNSPSPQGSIGSSTNLFPAMTLGCGAAGGNITSDNISPLHLINLRRIAYEARPVTAVSSFQVPVAGGTAAAAVSCGACAAPAQEAAPAGTGVNWSVARAVDRFLAGKHGGTSAPAPSASSSSSVATPAPTATEKKGAPAAAMPKPRPVDFVSEAEIRAAVKRKSKILVGPKTIITPAARDLAAEYDVLVRVD; translated from the coding sequence GTGGCCCAAGATCCCACATCTTCTGTTGCCGTTGCCGCCGCGCCGCAGAGCAAAGACGAGCGCTCCGTCGCCGAGGCCCGCGATTTGATCGAGCGCGCCTACAAGGCGTTTCTCGAATTCCAGGGCTTTACGCAAGAACAAGTGGACCGCGTGGTGGACGCGGTGGCCGCCGCCGCTACCGCGAACGCCGAGAAGCTGGCGCGCATCGCGGTGGAAGAGACCACCTACGGCGTGGTCGAGCACAAAATCCTCAAGAACCTGTTTTCATCACAGCGCGTGTACGAAGCGATCCGGCCGCTGAAGACGGTGGGAGTGGTGCGCGAGGACAAAGGCCAGGGCATCATCGAAATTGCCGTGCCGGTCGGTGTCGTAGCCGCGATCCTGCCGTCCACGAACCCGACATCGACCGCGATTTACAAAATCCTGATCGCCATCAAGGGGCGGAATGCGATCGTGCTCAGCCCGCATCCCACAGCTCTGCGCTGCAGTTGCGAGGCGGCGGCGATCATGAGAGAGGCTGCGGCGAAGGCGGGCGCGCCGCCGGACGTGATCTGCTGCTTCAACACGCCCAGCCTTCCGGGAACGCAGGAGTTGATGAAGCACCGGCGCACGAGCGTCATCCTGGCTACGGGTGGCATGGGAATGGTGCGCGCCGCGTACAGTTCGGGCAAGCCGGCCTTCGGAGTAGGCCCGGGTAACGTGCCGGCGTTCATCGACAAAAGCGCCGATCTGCCCAAGGCCGTGGCCGACGTTGTCTTCGGAAAAACATTCGACAACGGGACCATCTGTTCCTCGGAACAGGCGATCGTGGTGGAAGAATCGCTGCGCGAGCCGATCCTGAAGGAGCTGGCAAAAAACGGGGCACACCTGCTGAGCCGGGAAGACGCCGAGAAGCTCGGCAAGCAAATGGTGAACACGGAGACACACACGATCTGCCCCAAGTTCGTGGGCAAGACGGGCGCGAAAGTAGCGGAACTGGCCGGCCTGCACGCTCCGGCCAATGCGCGTCTGCTGGTGGCGGTGCTGGATAAAGTCGGGCGCGACGAGCCTCTCTCTGCGGAAAAGCTTTCGCCGGTACTGGCGCTGTACCTGGAGAAGGACCGCGCGTCGGCGATGGCGCGTTGCGTGGAACTGTTGCGCTTCGGCGGCCTCGGCCACACCTGCGCCATCCACGCCAAGGATGACGCCGTCATCCGCGAATACGGCATGAAGATGCCGGCCTATCGCGTGGTGGTGAACAGTCCTTCGCCGCAAGGATCGATAGGATCGTCCACCAACCTGTTTCCGGCGATGACGTTGGGATGCGGCGCCGCCGGCGGCAACATCACCTCGGACAATATCTCGCCGCTGCACCTGATCAACCTGCGCCGGATTGCTTATGAGGCAAGGCCGGTAACCGCGGTTTCCAGTTTCCAGGTGCCCGTTGCCGGCGGCACAGCAGCTGCGGCGGTGAGTTGCGGTGCGTGCGCGGCGCCCGCCCAGGAAGCTGCGCCCGCCGGAACCGGGGTGAACTGGTCGGTGGCGCGCGCGGTGGACCGATTTCTGGCAGGCAAGCACGGCGGAACATCTGCCCCGGCGCCTTCTGCCAGTTCCTCCAGTTCCGTGGCTACACCAGCGCCAACCGCGACCGAAAAGAAGGGTGCGCCGGCCGCGGCCATGCCTAAGCCTCGTCCGGTTGACTTTGTGAGCGAGGCGGAAATCCGCGCCGCGGTCAAGCGCAAGTCCAAGATCCTGGTGGGACCCAAGACGATCATCACGCCAGCCGCGCGCGACCTCGCCGCGGAGTATGATGTACTGGTGAGAGTGGATTAA
- the recJ gene encoding single-stranded-DNA-specific exonuclease RecJ produces the protein MRWQLRTADESQVTRLAEETKLPPVVARLLVARGISGGAAAQRFLRPSIDQLHSPLLMLGMAKAAERLRRAIANREQILIYGDYDVDGTTAVVILKTAIELCGGSADFHVPHRIREGYGMKDDVIERAAAAGVSLIISVDTGIRAFAAAETARRAGVDLVVTDHHLPDEHGVPPALAVLNPNQAGCAYPCKALCGAGVAFKLAQVLLEETDRARLLPSFLKMVAVATIADAVPLVGENRVFAKLGLDGLRHPVNAGLKALLEVASLSAKKLDATDIAFRVAPRLNAAGRMDVAQDVIELFSVKDADRAREIAARLNQLNADRQEEEKRIFNAVEERLASAPEVRDSYCLVIDGDEWHRGVIGIAATRVVERYGRPALVLSREDGEAYGSGRSIPAFHLLDALESCRGMFTRFGGHAHAVGFSLPCDRVSALRSALDAYARERLTPADFERVLDYDGELPLHEVTPAIYESVQRLEPFGMGNPEPVFVARGARVAYPPKILKEKHVKMRLAIGAGKQARGIDALGWRMAEQVQQSSILAGDAVDVAFTLELNDHPEFGGLELRLEDIVRVKAEVAATMATSG, from the coding sequence GTGCGCTGGCAATTGCGAACGGCCGATGAATCGCAAGTCACCCGGTTGGCGGAAGAGACCAAGCTTCCACCGGTGGTCGCGCGCTTGCTGGTTGCACGCGGCATTTCCGGCGGGGCAGCGGCACAGCGATTCCTGCGTCCGTCAATCGATCAACTGCACTCGCCACTCCTGATGCTGGGCATGGCCAAGGCCGCCGAGCGGCTGCGCCGAGCCATCGCCAATCGCGAGCAAATCCTGATCTACGGCGACTACGACGTGGACGGCACCACCGCCGTCGTGATTCTGAAGACCGCGATCGAGCTCTGCGGCGGTAGCGCCGATTTTCACGTGCCTCATCGCATCCGCGAAGGCTACGGCATGAAGGACGACGTTATCGAGCGCGCGGCGGCGGCTGGCGTGTCGCTGATCATCAGCGTGGATACGGGTATCCGCGCCTTCGCCGCCGCGGAGACGGCGCGACGCGCCGGGGTGGACCTGGTGGTCACCGACCACCACTTGCCAGATGAGCATGGCGTGCCGCCGGCGCTGGCGGTGCTGAACCCGAACCAGGCAGGGTGCGCGTACCCGTGCAAGGCGCTGTGTGGCGCGGGCGTGGCATTCAAGCTGGCGCAAGTGCTGCTGGAGGAGACGGACCGCGCGCGCCTGCTGCCGTCATTCCTCAAGATGGTGGCGGTGGCCACGATTGCCGATGCGGTGCCGCTGGTCGGGGAAAACCGGGTCTTTGCCAAGCTGGGGCTCGATGGCCTGCGCCATCCGGTGAATGCGGGCCTGAAAGCGCTGCTCGAAGTCGCGTCGCTGAGCGCGAAAAAGCTGGACGCCACCGACATCGCGTTCCGCGTCGCTCCTCGCTTGAACGCCGCCGGAAGAATGGATGTCGCGCAGGACGTTATCGAGCTTTTCAGCGTGAAAGACGCAGACCGGGCGCGCGAGATCGCGGCGCGGCTGAACCAGCTCAATGCCGACCGCCAGGAAGAAGAGAAGCGCATTTTCAACGCCGTGGAGGAGCGGCTGGCTAGCGCGCCCGAGGTCAGGGATAGCTACTGCCTGGTCATCGACGGCGACGAATGGCATCGCGGCGTGATCGGCATTGCCGCCACCCGGGTGGTCGAACGCTACGGGCGCCCGGCGCTGGTTCTGTCGCGGGAAGACGGCGAAGCGTACGGCTCGGGCCGCTCGATTCCCGCCTTTCACCTGCTGGACGCGTTGGAATCTTGTCGCGGGATGTTCACGCGCTTCGGCGGTCACGCTCATGCGGTCGGTTTTTCGCTGCCCTGCGATCGCGTATCGGCACTGCGTTCGGCGCTCGATGCCTACGCGCGTGAGCGGCTGACGCCGGCCGACTTCGAGCGCGTGCTGGACTATGACGGCGAGTTGCCGCTGCATGAGGTGACACCCGCCATCTACGAATCGGTGCAACGGCTGGAGCCGTTCGGCATGGGCAATCCCGAGCCGGTGTTCGTGGCGCGCGGCGCTCGCGTCGCCTATCCGCCTAAGATCTTGAAAGAGAAACACGTCAAAATGCGCCTGGCCATCGGCGCCGGAAAGCAGGCGCGCGGAATTGATGCGCTCGGTTGGCGCATGGCGGAGCAGGTGCAGCAATCATCGATTCTGGCGGGTGATGCCGTGGACGTGGCGTTCACACTGGAGCTCAACGATCATCCCGAGTTTGGCGGCCTGGAGCTGCGACTCGAGGATATTGTCAGGGTAAAAGCGGAAGTAGCGGCCACGATGGCGACTTCGGGCTAG